A section of the Mycolicibacterium anyangense genome encodes:
- a CDS encoding SDR family NAD(P)-dependent oxidoreductase has product MADLQGKVSIVTGAGSGIGAVAAEMFAAEGSAVVVADLNDVAAHTVAESIRANGGQAIGVGFDLADVDSIEALMASAEAAFGGIDVLFNNAAATHLAAERDLPIALADHHVWNESLRINVTGTMACIRAGVPRLIERGGGAIVNTASGAGLTGDIGHPAYGASKAAIIRMTTYAALEFGSRGVRCNAIAPGLIVTPATEQTWAAGPMRDIMVRQHVTGRLGTPQDIANAAVFLASEKSSFITGQVLCVDGGILSHAPYAADVAELMAHG; this is encoded by the coding sequence ATGGCGGACCTGCAAGGAAAAGTCTCCATCGTCACCGGTGCGGGCAGCGGTATCGGCGCAGTCGCCGCGGAGATGTTCGCCGCCGAGGGGTCTGCCGTGGTCGTCGCCGACCTCAACGACGTTGCTGCCCACACAGTTGCCGAGTCGATTCGGGCCAATGGTGGGCAGGCGATTGGCGTGGGTTTCGACTTGGCGGACGTGGACTCGATCGAAGCGCTGATGGCATCGGCCGAGGCTGCCTTCGGCGGAATCGACGTGTTGTTCAACAATGCAGCCGCAACGCATCTGGCCGCCGAACGTGACCTGCCGATCGCCCTGGCCGATCACCATGTCTGGAACGAATCGCTTCGCATCAACGTCACCGGCACCATGGCCTGTATCCGGGCCGGGGTGCCGCGCCTCATCGAACGAGGTGGCGGAGCGATCGTCAACACCGCTTCCGGAGCCGGGCTGACCGGTGACATCGGCCATCCCGCCTATGGCGCATCGAAAGCGGCGATCATCCGGATGACCACCTACGCCGCTCTCGAGTTCGGCTCCCGGGGCGTGCGGTGCAATGCGATCGCTCCCGGGCTCATCGTCACCCCGGCAACCGAACAGACGTGGGCGGCCGGCCCGATGCGCGACATCATGGTTCGCCAGCATGTCACGGGACGTCTCGGTACTCCCCAGGACATCGCCAACGCCGCGGTGTTCCTGGCCTCGGAGAAGTCCTCCTTCATCACCGGTCAGGTGCTCTGCGTCGACGGCGGCATACTGTCGCATGCTCCGTACGCCGCCGATGTGGCCGAACTGATGGCCCACGGCTGA
- a CDS encoding MFS transporter, which yields MPSSTDGVRSERLLLASLSATMGLQFLGATAILPILPLFLVHQQVSVGTVGIVMGAYFAGAVVSQYPSGWSADRWGHRPVIVVGLLLYGAASVAFVLVDAGATYAVLRGLQGVGSGAVRVAALSMVGRCIAPDRRGVGFAWLYSSELAGMAIGPVVGSLVPERHVGAMFIGTAVCSVLACLPMVSTRVVDHESDSGSASSVTVADLLRRRGLQGSMLAGAAGGLCAGVYEACWSLLLQSKGASNFQIGLSFAAYAVPFIVVAPFSGRLVDRYDQRVLALAALVLSAAFLTIYPFLDSPVLLMALGAFEAAGFTVAYPAALSLLSRSVPADLSGQAQSLFGVSEMTAISVGAGVAGALFAHSVWLPFAVTSGVVLIVLAVAALTWRGVPGRSDGSSDPALTAVALER from the coding sequence GTGCCGTCGTCTACTGACGGTGTGCGGTCCGAGCGGCTGCTGCTGGCCAGTCTGTCCGCCACCATGGGGCTCCAGTTCCTCGGGGCCACCGCGATCCTGCCGATCCTTCCGTTGTTCCTCGTCCACCAGCAGGTGTCGGTCGGCACTGTCGGCATCGTCATGGGCGCCTACTTCGCCGGGGCCGTGGTGTCGCAGTATCCGAGCGGGTGGTCGGCCGACCGGTGGGGTCACCGCCCCGTGATCGTCGTCGGCCTGCTGCTCTACGGGGCCGCCAGCGTGGCATTCGTTCTGGTGGATGCTGGCGCGACTTATGCGGTACTGCGCGGGTTGCAGGGCGTCGGGTCCGGCGCGGTGCGCGTGGCGGCGCTGAGCATGGTGGGTCGCTGTATCGCCCCGGACCGGCGCGGCGTGGGGTTCGCCTGGCTGTACTCCAGCGAACTGGCCGGCATGGCGATCGGTCCGGTGGTGGGCAGCCTTGTGCCCGAGCGACACGTCGGCGCCATGTTCATCGGGACCGCGGTGTGTTCGGTACTGGCCTGTCTGCCGATGGTGTCCACCAGGGTCGTCGACCACGAAAGTGACTCGGGGTCAGCGAGTTCGGTGACGGTCGCGGATCTGCTGCGCCGCCGCGGACTGCAGGGTTCGATGCTGGCCGGGGCGGCCGGCGGACTGTGCGCGGGAGTGTACGAGGCGTGCTGGTCGCTGCTGTTGCAGAGCAAGGGAGCCTCCAACTTCCAGATCGGATTGTCCTTCGCCGCCTACGCCGTCCCGTTCATCGTTGTCGCGCCGTTCTCGGGCCGCCTGGTCGATCGGTACGACCAACGGGTGTTGGCTCTGGCGGCCCTGGTGCTGTCGGCGGCCTTTTTGACGATCTACCCGTTCCTCGACAGCCCGGTGTTGCTGATGGCACTCGGAGCGTTCGAGGCCGCCGGTTTCACGGTGGCCTATCCGGCCGCGTTGTCCCTACTGTCCCGCAGCGTCCCGGCCGACCTTTCCGGCCAGGCGCAATCCTTGTTCGGCGTCAGCGAGATGACGGCCATCTCGGTGGGGGCAGGCGTGGCCGGGGCGCTGTTCGCCCACTCCGTCTGGCTGCCGTTCGCGGTCACTTCCGGCGTAGTGCTGATCGTGCTGGCCGTCGCGGCGCTGACCTGGCGGGGCGTGCCGGGCCGCTCCGACGGCAGTTCGGACCCGGCGCTGACCGCAGTCGCACTCGAACGCTGA
- a CDS encoding YebC/PmpR family DNA-binding transcriptional regulator: MSGHSKWATTKHKKAVIDAKRGKMFAKLIKNIEVAARVGGGDPAGNPTLYDAIQKAKKSSVPNDNIERARKRGAGEEAGGADWQNITYEGYGPNGVAVLIECLTDNRNRAAGEVRVAMTRNGGNMADPGSVSYLFSRKGVVTLEKNGLTEDDVLLAVLEAGAEEVNDLGDSFEIISEPTDLVAVRTALQDAGIDYDSAEASFQPSVTVPVDLEAARKVFKLVDALEDSDDVQDVYTNIDIPDDVAAQLEED, translated from the coding sequence ATGAGCGGCCATTCCAAGTGGGCCACCACCAAGCACAAGAAAGCCGTCATCGACGCCAAACGCGGCAAGATGTTCGCAAAGTTGATCAAGAACATCGAGGTCGCCGCCCGCGTCGGCGGAGGGGACCCGGCCGGCAATCCGACCCTCTATGACGCCATCCAGAAGGCGAAGAAGTCCTCGGTGCCCAACGACAACATCGAGCGGGCTCGCAAACGCGGCGCCGGTGAAGAGGCCGGTGGCGCCGACTGGCAGAACATCACCTACGAGGGGTACGGACCCAACGGTGTCGCGGTGCTCATCGAGTGCCTGACCGATAACCGGAACCGCGCCGCAGGTGAGGTGCGGGTGGCGATGACCCGCAACGGCGGCAACATGGCCGACCCGGGCTCGGTGTCCTACCTGTTTTCCCGCAAGGGTGTGGTGACGCTGGAGAAGAACGGTCTGACCGAGGACGACGTCCTGCTGGCGGTCCTCGAGGCCGGGGCCGAGGAGGTCAATGACCTCGGTGACAGCTTCGAGATCATCTCCGAACCCACCGACCTGGTGGCCGTGCGCACTGCGCTGCAGGACGCCGGCATCGACTACGACTCGGCGGAGGCCAGCTTCCAGCCATCGGTGACCGTGCCCGTCGACCTCGAAGCCGCCCGCAAGGTGTTCAAGCTCGTCGATGCGCTCGAGGACAGCGACGACGTTCAGGATGTCTACACCAACATCGACATCCCCGACGACGTCGCGGCCCAGCTCGAAGAGGACTGA
- a CDS encoding FadR/GntR family transcriptional regulator has protein sequence MAKSMLVKVPKASELVAANLRRRIITGELGSGDLLPSEVVLMQEFGVSRPTLREAFRILESESIITVQRGARGGGRVLQPDGAVAARYMGILLQYQGVPLSDLYQARTEIEVSAVGMIGASRRKAVLRDLESRLEEGQQFLTSPDEEKFAEFSVGFHLAVVNAPGSTTLSLLGAMLFEIIDAHNKIFMATHEVGLPVNRVAMKAYSKLVALLAAGDTEGAQRHWRKHLGNVEQYMVGDADSTLVEVLS, from the coding sequence GTGGCGAAGTCGATGCTGGTGAAAGTGCCCAAAGCCAGCGAGCTGGTGGCAGCCAATCTCCGGCGCCGAATCATCACCGGGGAGCTCGGTTCGGGGGACCTGCTGCCCAGCGAAGTCGTCCTGATGCAGGAGTTCGGCGTATCGCGTCCGACACTGCGTGAAGCGTTCCGGATCCTGGAATCGGAATCCATCATCACCGTGCAGCGGGGTGCTCGCGGCGGCGGCCGGGTTCTTCAACCCGACGGTGCAGTGGCAGCCCGCTACATGGGAATCCTCCTGCAATATCAGGGCGTCCCACTCAGCGACCTCTACCAGGCGCGTACCGAGATCGAGGTGTCGGCCGTCGGCATGATCGGCGCGAGCCGACGAAAAGCAGTGCTTCGCGACCTCGAATCCAGGCTTGAGGAGGGCCAGCAGTTCCTGACGAGCCCGGACGAGGAAAAATTCGCGGAGTTCAGTGTCGGATTCCACCTTGCGGTCGTGAACGCCCCAGGCAGCACCACGCTGAGCCTGCTGGGCGCGATGCTGTTCGAGATCATCGACGCTCACAACAAGATCTTCATGGCCACCCATGAGGTCGGATTGCCAGTCAACAGGGTCGCCATGAAGGCCTACAGCAAGTTGGTCGCGCTGTTGGCAGCGGGCGATACCGAGGGTGCTCAACGGCATTGGCGCAAACACCTCGGCAACGTCGAGCAGTACATGGTCGGCGATGCCGATTCCACCTTGGTCGAGGTGCTCTCCTAG
- the ruvA gene encoding Holliday junction branch migration protein RuvA, whose amino-acid sequence MIASVRGEVIDIALDHAVIEAAGVGYKVMATPSTLATLRRGSESRLITAMIVREDSQTLYGFADADARDLFLTLLGVSGVGPKIALATLAVYDANALRQALADGDVTALTRVPGIGKRGAERMVLELRDKIGPVTGSTGVASAVGHAVRGPVVEALVGLGFAVKQAEEACDKVLAGDPEATTSNALRAALSLLGKTK is encoded by the coding sequence GTGATCGCCTCGGTCCGCGGTGAGGTCATCGACATCGCCCTCGACCATGCCGTGATCGAAGCGGCAGGCGTGGGCTACAAAGTGATGGCCACCCCGTCAACCCTCGCCACCCTGCGGCGCGGCAGCGAGAGCCGGCTGATCACCGCGATGATCGTCCGCGAGGACTCCCAGACCCTGTACGGATTCGCCGACGCCGATGCGCGCGATCTGTTCCTGACCCTGCTCGGGGTGTCGGGGGTGGGCCCGAAGATCGCCCTGGCCACCCTGGCGGTCTATGACGCGAACGCGTTGCGCCAGGCGCTGGCCGACGGTGACGTCACCGCGCTGACCCGGGTGCCCGGGATCGGCAAGCGCGGCGCCGAGCGGATGGTCCTCGAACTGCGTGACAAGATCGGGCCGGTGACCGGTTCGACGGGGGTGGCCAGTGCAGTCGGGCATGCGGTGCGCGGCCCTGTGGTGGAAGCCCTTGTCGGACTTGGCTTTGCGGTCAAACAAGCCGAGGAGGCCTGTGACAAGGTGCTCGCCGGTGATCCGGAGGCCACCACGTCCAACGCCCTGCGCGCCGCGCTGTCGCTGCTCGGGAAGACCAAGTGA
- the ruvC gene encoding crossover junction endodeoxyribonuclease RuvC has product MRVMGVDPGLTRCGLSVIEGRGGRQVIALDVDVVRTPADQPLQRRLLTISDTVEHWMDTHHPDVIAIERVFANQNANTAMGTAQAGGVIALAAARRDIDVHFHTPSEVKAAVTGNGRADKAQVTTMVTRILQLQQKPTPADAADALALAICHCWRAPMIARMAKAEAMAAEQKRAYAARLKAAR; this is encoded by the coding sequence GTGCGGGTAATGGGTGTCGACCCAGGGCTGACGCGCTGCGGGCTCTCGGTGATCGAGGGGCGCGGCGGCAGACAGGTGATCGCCCTGGACGTCGACGTGGTGCGCACCCCGGCCGACCAGCCGCTGCAACGGCGGCTGTTGACCATCAGCGACACCGTCGAGCACTGGATGGACACCCATCATCCCGACGTGATCGCCATCGAGCGGGTGTTCGCCAACCAGAACGCGAACACCGCAATGGGGACCGCCCAGGCCGGTGGGGTGATCGCGCTCGCCGCCGCGCGCCGGGACATCGACGTCCACTTCCACACTCCCAGTGAGGTCAAAGCCGCTGTCACCGGGAACGGCCGGGCCGACAAGGCCCAGGTCACCACGATGGTCACCCGGATCCTGCAGTTGCAGCAGAAACCCACTCCCGCCGACGCCGCCGACGCGCTGGCGCTGGCGATCTGTCACTGCTGGCGGGCTCCGATGATCGCCCGGATGGCCAAGGCTGAGGCCATGGCTGCCGAACAGAAACGTGCCTATGCGGCCCGGCTGAAGGCGGCCAGGTGA
- a CDS encoding DUF1304 domain-containing protein, protein MTAAALVFAALAALLHVYIFVMESLTWTSPRTRKVFGTTAEEAETTKLLAFNQGFYNLFLAIVAGVGIVSIVMGHRGIGAALVFAGVGSMLAAAVVLLAASPDKARAAITQGTFPLIAVVLLAVAVL, encoded by the coding sequence ATGACTGCTGCCGCACTGGTTTTCGCCGCGCTTGCCGCACTGCTGCACGTCTACATCTTCGTCATGGAGTCACTGACCTGGACCTCTCCGCGCACCAGGAAGGTGTTCGGCACCACTGCCGAAGAAGCCGAGACCACCAAGTTGCTGGCCTTCAATCAGGGCTTCTACAACCTGTTCCTGGCTATCGTCGCCGGCGTCGGAATCGTGTCAATCGTCATGGGACATAGAGGCATCGGTGCGGCACTGGTGTTCGCGGGAGTGGGTTCGATGCTCGCCGCAGCGGTGGTGCTGCTTGCCGCGTCACCGGACAAGGCCCGCGCGGCGATCACCCAGGGTACGTTCCCGTTGATCGCCGTCGTGCTGCTGGCCGTCGCAGTGCTGTAA
- a CDS encoding nuclear transport factor 2 family protein, with product MPQDDIVSRLTAIEDRLAIGQLPIRYALAVDGRDIDAWVGLFVPDVDCGRHGRGREALREFITPQVKTFYRSIHLICGHRIELIDDRTARGKTYCRAEHEVGDKWEVMAICYDDRYAKIDGQWFFQRRLEQHWYTADQLSRPQEAQGFVDWHRDVKPALPHAFPTWGSFWSDTDTESVTAQR from the coding sequence ATGCCCCAGGACGACATAGTTTCCCGCCTCACCGCGATCGAGGACCGGCTCGCTATCGGGCAGCTGCCGATCCGGTATGCGCTCGCTGTCGACGGGCGCGACATCGACGCCTGGGTGGGATTGTTCGTTCCCGATGTCGACTGCGGCAGGCATGGCCGCGGGCGGGAAGCGTTGCGCGAGTTCATCACTCCTCAAGTGAAGACCTTCTATCGCTCGATACACCTGATCTGTGGCCATCGGATCGAACTGATCGACGACAGAACGGCCCGCGGCAAGACGTATTGCCGAGCCGAGCATGAGGTCGGCGACAAGTGGGAGGTCATGGCGATCTGCTATGACGACCGCTACGCCAAGATCGACGGGCAGTGGTTCTTCCAGCGACGTCTCGAACAGCACTGGTACACCGCCGACCAGCTCAGCCGGCCGCAGGAGGCGCAGGGCTTCGTGGACTGGCATCGCGACGTCAAACCCGCCCTGCCGCATGCGTTCCCGACCTGGGGAAGTTTCTGGTCGGACACCGACACCGAATCGGTGACTGCGCAACGCTGA
- a CDS encoding SDR family NAD(P)-dependent oxidoreductase, translated as MAADGEFSGRVALVTAAAGRGIGREIATRLARDGATVVVTDYHPGRTEQVAADLTAQLGRPVFGRPLDVGVREQVEDVCAWVAREVGPITILVNNAAQNVLGSIFDYDPDDWDRIMAVNLDGPWMLSKLAMTQMRDAGTGGVILNVSSYAPDVGGAGMETPYAVSKGGLNVLTRCCAHEGGPFGIRANTLTMGVVTGTRFIDELHPELLDLELPKSPLGRVADVQDIVEAAVYLLSDRSRATTGEVLNVAAGTHMRY; from the coding sequence ATGGCGGCCGATGGTGAATTCAGTGGACGGGTAGCCCTTGTGACGGCGGCCGCCGGCCGCGGTATCGGGCGCGAGATCGCCACCCGGCTCGCGCGCGACGGTGCCACGGTGGTTGTCACCGATTACCACCCGGGACGCACCGAGCAGGTGGCAGCCGATCTCACCGCCCAGCTCGGCCGGCCGGTGTTCGGTCGTCCGCTCGATGTCGGCGTCCGCGAGCAGGTCGAAGACGTGTGTGCCTGGGTGGCTCGCGAAGTCGGACCGATCACCATCCTGGTCAACAACGCTGCGCAGAACGTTCTCGGCTCGATCTTCGACTACGACCCCGACGACTGGGACCGCATCATGGCCGTCAACCTCGACGGGCCGTGGATGCTGTCCAAGTTGGCGATGACGCAGATGCGCGACGCCGGGACGGGGGGTGTCATCCTCAATGTGTCCAGCTATGCACCCGATGTCGGGGGTGCGGGCATGGAGACGCCATACGCGGTGTCCAAGGGTGGGCTCAATGTCCTGACCCGGTGCTGCGCTCACGAGGGTGGTCCCTTCGGGATTCGGGCCAACACGTTGACGATGGGCGTGGTGACCGGGACCCGGTTCATCGACGAGCTCCACCCGGAACTCCTCGATCTCGAATTGCCCAAGTCGCCGCTGGGACGGGTGGCAGACGTCCAGGACATCGTGGAAGCAGCGGTGTACCTACTGTCCGATCGATCCCGTGCGACGACCGGCGAGGTGCTGAATGTGGCCGCCGGAACCCATATGCGGTACTGA
- a CDS encoding acyl-CoA thioesterase yields the protein MAGTAAELIDLLTSRADGPDTYTASAEKLPAGPLFGGHVVGQALMSAARTVSDERLPHSVHCVFVASGRSELPIEYRVTRVGDSRAFSRRQVTASQAGADIFVMQASFHIGEDGLIHDREPPTAPDPDSCTPLTGSSADAERWPDMYRHWGAIDVRIAAQPPVLPRPTSTGQTPGAQVWLRTRETVAGPQVLHSAILACVSDMTLLGAALAPHGISHRHPGYRIASLDHCLWIHAPFHADRWMLYHQISPVAAAGRGFCRGEIYQAGRHVATVVQEGLIRPVAAAPRDNAPTRGIAS from the coding sequence GTGGCCGGTACCGCCGCTGAACTGATCGACCTCCTGACATCTCGGGCGGACGGGCCGGACACCTATACCGCGTCGGCCGAAAAGCTGCCCGCCGGGCCGCTATTCGGTGGACACGTCGTCGGTCAGGCCCTGATGTCAGCGGCGCGTACCGTATCCGACGAGCGCCTACCCCATTCGGTGCATTGCGTCTTCGTGGCATCGGGCCGCTCCGAACTGCCGATCGAGTACCGGGTGACGCGCGTCGGTGACAGCCGGGCGTTCTCTCGCCGGCAGGTGACGGCCAGCCAGGCCGGCGCCGACATCTTCGTCATGCAGGCGTCGTTCCACATCGGCGAGGATGGTCTGATCCATGACCGCGAACCGCCGACTGCGCCGGATCCGGATTCCTGCACGCCCTTGACGGGTTCGTCCGCGGATGCTGAGCGGTGGCCGGACATGTATCGACACTGGGGGGCGATCGACGTCAGGATCGCAGCCCAGCCGCCCGTGCTGCCCAGGCCGACCAGTACCGGTCAGACACCCGGTGCACAGGTGTGGCTGCGGACCCGGGAGACGGTGGCAGGGCCTCAGGTCCTGCACAGCGCCATTCTGGCGTGTGTGTCCGATATGACCCTCCTCGGTGCGGCCCTCGCACCGCACGGCATCTCACATCGGCACCCCGGCTACCGGATCGCATCCCTTGACCACTGCCTGTGGATCCATGCTCCGTTCCATGCCGACCGGTGGATGCTGTATCACCAGATCTCGCCTGTCGCCGCGGCCGGCCGCGGCTTCTGCAGAGGAGAGATCTATCAAGCCGGCCGGCACGTGGCAACGGTGGTGCAGGAAGGGTTGATCCGTCCGGTAGCCGCGGCGCCACGTGATAATGCGCCGACGCGCGGGATCGCAAGCTAA
- a CDS encoding MarR family winged helix-turn-helix transcriptional regulator has product MTNTPADPLALEQQVCFALAVTNRAVLAVYRPILEPLGLTHPQYLVMLALWDHVRDPVAAEDLSVKEIASALQLESATLSPMLKRLEAMGLVRRQRSAVDERATVITLTDEGRALRQRALAVPAAVVERLGVDLAELENLRDVLHRINAAALAAGALPEV; this is encoded by the coding sequence GTGACTAACACGCCGGCCGATCCGCTGGCGCTCGAGCAGCAGGTCTGCTTCGCGCTGGCGGTGACAAACCGGGCCGTCCTGGCGGTGTACCGGCCGATCCTGGAACCGCTCGGCCTGACCCATCCGCAGTACCTGGTCATGTTGGCCCTCTGGGATCACGTCCGTGATCCGGTTGCGGCAGAGGACCTTTCTGTCAAAGAAATCGCCTCGGCCCTGCAGCTGGAATCGGCGACACTCTCGCCCATGCTCAAACGGCTGGAGGCCATGGGACTGGTTCGGCGGCAACGCAGTGCCGTCGATGAGCGCGCCACCGTGATCACGCTGACCGACGAGGGCCGGGCCCTGCGACAGCGTGCGCTGGCCGTCCCGGCAGCAGTGGTCGAACGCCTGGGCGTGGATCTCGCCGAATTGGAGAACCTGCGCGATGTGCTGCACCGGATCAATGCGGCGGCACTAGCCGCCGGCGCCCTTCCCGAGGTGTGA
- a CDS encoding GGDEF domain-containing protein — MHRDLGVTASIRQWWAQPDQYNWFSEYLESRQLQGFARVMAASTVAFLGIVPIVMLWSPSGPHGRVEIAGAISISVLCAAGAVLWLARWPSQRQSALFAIGSNACVTTSCLIAGSPVTGLLACTTFAPLAGYVALFHSSRLLAVTLANAGLTTILAAVRVAVDGDIALALGHFVGVSVAVLAVPFAAQVLLQLMTFDALMSHTDPLTGLRNRRGYDRSVAQLIAGTGGPAPQWLAVTLIDLDGFKQINDRHGHAFGDAVLIAVADNLRRASAMNAVVARLGGEEFLVAELTAPEEPAARAERLRTAVASTSGGVTASLGVASLMLTDADRGAAQQVIRHLVEEADAAMYEAKRAGGDQVRHRPTLSPLTG; from the coding sequence ATGCACAGAGACCTGGGCGTGACCGCCTCGATTCGACAGTGGTGGGCTCAGCCAGATCAGTACAACTGGTTCTCCGAGTATCTCGAGTCCCGCCAGCTCCAGGGCTTCGCGCGGGTCATGGCAGCGTCCACCGTCGCCTTCCTCGGGATCGTGCCGATTGTGATGTTGTGGAGCCCATCGGGCCCGCACGGTCGGGTGGAGATCGCGGGAGCGATCTCGATCTCCGTGCTGTGCGCAGCCGGGGCGGTCCTCTGGCTGGCACGGTGGCCGAGCCAGCGACAGTCAGCACTGTTCGCAATCGGCTCGAATGCCTGCGTCACGACGAGCTGCCTGATCGCCGGAAGCCCGGTGACGGGTCTGCTGGCCTGTACCACCTTCGCGCCACTCGCCGGATATGTGGCGTTGTTCCATTCCAGCCGGCTATTGGCGGTCACCCTGGCCAACGCTGGTCTGACGACGATCCTGGCGGCGGTGCGGGTCGCTGTCGACGGTGATATCGCCTTGGCTCTAGGACATTTCGTCGGCGTTTCCGTCGCCGTGCTGGCGGTGCCGTTCGCCGCCCAGGTGCTGCTGCAGCTCATGACGTTCGATGCGTTGATGTCTCACACCGATCCGCTGACCGGCCTGCGCAACCGACGCGGCTATGACCGCTCGGTGGCCCAGTTGATCGCCGGCACGGGTGGCCCCGCCCCGCAGTGGCTGGCGGTGACGTTGATCGACCTGGATGGCTTCAAACAGATCAACGATCGGCACGGTCACGCGTTCGGCGACGCCGTGCTGATCGCCGTCGCCGACAACCTACGACGGGCCAGCGCCATGAACGCCGTCGTCGCCCGGCTTGGCGGTGAGGAGTTCCTGGTCGCCGAACTCACCGCTCCTGAGGAACCGGCCGCACGCGCCGAACGGCTGCGCACCGCAGTGGCCTCCACCTCCGGTGGGGTGACCGCGAGCCTCGGAGTGGCCTCGCTGATGCTCACCGACGCCGACCGGGGTGCCGCCCAGCAGGTGATCCGCCATCTGGTGGAGGAAGCGGACGCGGCGATGTACGAGGCCAAGCGCGCCGGCGGCGACCAGGTGCGGCATCGGCCCACCCTGAGCCCGCTGACCGGCTGA
- a CDS encoding DUF5313 family protein: MSDKSFQRPDPVRWLWYAYGGTLGPRYQQWVLHDVTARSRWWRQAARTLMTLLPLAVCGLLFTRPAWIAATAVLGGACIAMIYAAAYIDQSAEHRLRKHGYPPGTLERVMAERDQVTDARRRRSYDARYR, translated from the coding sequence ATGAGTGACAAGTCATTTCAACGCCCGGATCCGGTGCGGTGGTTGTGGTACGCCTACGGGGGCACACTCGGGCCGCGCTATCAGCAGTGGGTGCTGCACGACGTGACCGCACGCAGTCGGTGGTGGCGACAGGCTGCCAGAACCCTGATGACCCTGCTGCCCCTGGCGGTGTGCGGTCTGCTGTTCACCAGACCCGCCTGGATTGCGGCGACGGCTGTTCTCGGCGGCGCCTGCATCGCGATGATCTATGCCGCGGCCTACATCGACCAGAGCGCCGAACATCGACTGCGCAAGCACGGGTATCCGCCGGGCACGCTGGAGCGCGTTATGGCCGAGCGAGACCAGGTGACGGACGCACGGCGCCGACGCAGCTACGACGCCAGGTACCGGTAG
- the ruvB gene encoding Holliday junction branch migration DNA helicase RuvB has translation MLSVGEGDIDASLRPRSLREFIGQPRVREQLQLVLEGAKNRGGTPDHILLSGPPGLGKTSLAMIIAAELGSSLRVTSGPALERAGDLAAMLSNLVEHDVLFIDEIHRIARPAEEMLYLAMEDFRVDVVVGKGPGATSIPLEVAPFTLVGATTRSGALTGPLRDRFGFTAHMDFYEPPELERVLGRSAGILGIELGAEAGAEIARRSRGTPRIANRLLRRVRDYAEVRADGVITRDIAKAALAVYDVDELGLDRLDRAVLTALTKSFGGGPVGVSTLAVAVGEEATTVEEVCEPFLVRAGMIARTPRGRVATPLAWTHLGMVPPPRASGLGQPGLFE, from the coding sequence ATGCTCAGCGTCGGTGAAGGCGATATCGACGCCAGTCTGCGGCCGAGGTCTCTGCGTGAGTTCATCGGCCAGCCCCGGGTGCGTGAGCAGTTGCAACTGGTACTCGAGGGTGCCAAGAACCGCGGCGGCACACCGGATCACATCCTGCTGTCCGGTCCGCCTGGTCTGGGCAAGACATCGCTGGCGATGATCATCGCCGCCGAGCTGGGCTCTTCGCTGCGGGTCACCTCGGGCCCGGCGCTGGAGCGGGCCGGCGATCTGGCGGCGATGCTGTCCAATCTCGTCGAGCACGACGTGTTGTTCATCGACGAGATCCACCGCATCGCGCGGCCCGCCGAGGAGATGCTCTACCTGGCGATGGAGGATTTCCGGGTCGACGTGGTGGTGGGCAAAGGCCCTGGGGCGACCTCGATTCCGTTGGAGGTGGCGCCGTTCACCCTGGTCGGGGCAACCACCCGCTCGGGCGCGTTGACCGGCCCGCTGCGCGACCGGTTCGGGTTCACCGCGCACATGGATTTTTACGAGCCCCCCGAACTCGAACGCGTGCTGGGCCGCTCCGCCGGCATCCTGGGCATTGAGCTGGGAGCCGAGGCCGGTGCCGAGATCGCCCGCCGATCGCGCGGCACGCCACGCATCGCCAACCGGCTGCTGCGCCGGGTGCGGGACTACGCCGAAGTTCGGGCCGACGGCGTCATCACCCGCGATATCGCCAAAGCCGCACTGGCGGTCTACGACGTCGACGAACTCGGGTTGGACCGGCTGGACCGGGCCGTGCTCACCGCGCTGACCAAGAGTTTCGGTGGGGGACCGGTGGGAGTGTCGACATTGGCGGTGGCGGTTGGCGAGGAAGCCACCACGGTCGAGGAGGTCTGTGAGCCGTTCCTGGTGCGCGCGGGCATGATCGCGCGAACACCCCGCGGCCGGGTCGCCACGCCACTAGCCTGGACACACCTCGGAATGGTGCCACCGCCGCGTGCCAGCGGGCTCGGGCAACCCGGCCTGTTCGAGTGA